In one Cloacibacillus porcorum genomic region, the following are encoded:
- the ilvN gene encoding acetolactate synthase small subunit, with translation MKSTFSIVSEDSPGVLMRIASLIYRRGYNIESLSVGRTDVPGLSRFTVIIEGEEGVYDQIRKQLMKLIEVIEVQNLTKDGPFVERWLSLVKVMAPVERRPHILQTAEIFRCRVVDLGSDAITLEVTGDRGKVEACMAALKPYGILETAGSGQVALARTGFEN, from the coding sequence TTGAAGAGTACTTTCAGCATTGTTTCCGAAGACAGTCCGGGCGTGCTCATGCGCATAGCGAGTCTCATCTATCGCCGTGGATACAACATCGAGAGCCTCAGCGTAGGACGCACCGACGTCCCAGGTCTTTCGCGCTTCACGGTAATCATTGAGGGTGAAGAGGGGGTCTATGACCAGATACGTAAACAGCTTATGAAGCTGATCGAGGTCATTGAGGTGCAGAATCTTACCAAGGATGGCCCTTTTGTGGAGCGCTGGCTCTCGCTCGTCAAGGTCATGGCCCCGGTTGAGCGCAGGCCGCACATCCTTCAGACGGCGGAGATATTTCGCTGCCGCGTGGTGGACCTCGGCTCCGACGCTATCACGCTTGAGGTGACGGGAGACAGGGGTAAGGTGGAGGCCTGTATGGCGGCGCTCAAGCCCTACGGTATTCTGGAGACGGCCGGTTCCGGACAGGTGGCGCTCGCGCGCACCGGATTCGAGAACTGA
- a CDS encoding efflux transporter outer membrane subunit, which yields MIKKLTLCTISALIMLTAGTAFAAKAETQPASADLSAVAASRDIQVKNGEWTMLAQLYPVPAVSDDISQALTPEHLASWWNIFNDPMMTELILKSLESNRDLAAARARVTEARASLGISQANLLPWLDSTNFWNNSRTPLPAGTGSGTNLYKLGIDASWEIDVFGGQRASVRAQRATLEAQYAALYSTWTSLASEVAMNYISLRTLQERLAIAQYNLGLQQDTVDIQQSKVDSGLSDSLALKQAQYTMEQTRASIPSIESSIEQTMNALAILVGEVPGTLEEKLAAKQPIPKLSGTEFIGIPANAVRQRPDIRQAERQLVAQLARKKSAQADLWPKFYLTGSIGTEAGNWGSLFSGPAKLYSFLPQISWPIFHAGAIRNNIKVQGAKAEQLLAAYEQTVLSAVGEVRDSLSANVKEYERNESLKRGVEAAQTALDIANDKYANGLVDFTNVINAQRSLTGLSEEYVISQGQISTNAVALFKALGGGWQPMEEAEKALAEAAKQAKK from the coding sequence ATGATAAAAAAACTTACACTTTGCACGATATCCGCGCTGATAATGCTGACGGCCGGCACCGCCTTCGCGGCGAAGGCCGAGACGCAGCCCGCTTCCGCTGACCTGTCGGCTGTGGCTGCCTCGCGCGACATACAGGTCAAAAACGGCGAATGGACGATGCTGGCGCAGCTCTACCCAGTTCCCGCCGTCTCCGACGACATCTCTCAGGCGCTCACGCCGGAGCACCTCGCAAGCTGGTGGAACATCTTCAACGACCCGATGATGACGGAACTCATCCTCAAGTCGCTCGAAAGCAACCGCGACCTCGCGGCGGCGCGCGCCAGAGTGACCGAGGCACGCGCATCGCTCGGGATCAGCCAGGCGAATCTGCTGCCCTGGCTGGATTCCACGAACTTCTGGAACAACAGCCGCACACCTTTACCAGCAGGTACAGGCAGCGGCACGAATCTCTACAAGCTCGGCATCGACGCCTCATGGGAGATAGACGTCTTCGGCGGCCAGCGCGCAAGCGTCAGAGCGCAGAGAGCGACGCTCGAGGCCCAGTACGCGGCGCTGTACTCCACCTGGACGAGCTTAGCGTCAGAGGTGGCGATGAACTACATCTCGCTGCGCACCCTTCAGGAGCGCCTGGCGATCGCGCAGTATAACCTCGGTCTCCAGCAGGATACCGTTGATATCCAGCAGTCAAAGGTCGACTCCGGTCTATCAGACTCGCTCGCGCTGAAACAGGCGCAGTACACGATGGAACAGACGCGGGCCAGCATTCCCAGCATCGAATCCTCGATAGAGCAGACGATGAACGCGCTCGCGATACTCGTGGGCGAGGTTCCCGGAACGCTGGAAGAAAAGCTTGCGGCGAAGCAGCCGATACCCAAGCTCTCCGGTACGGAGTTCATCGGCATACCGGCGAACGCCGTCCGTCAGCGTCCTGACATCCGTCAGGCAGAACGGCAGCTTGTGGCTCAGCTTGCGCGCAAAAAATCGGCGCAGGCAGATCTCTGGCCCAAGTTCTACCTTACGGGATCGATCGGCACCGAGGCGGGCAACTGGGGCAGCCTCTTCTCCGGCCCCGCGAAGCTGTACAGCTTCCTGCCGCAGATAAGCTGGCCAATCTTCCATGCCGGCGCGATACGCAATAACATCAAGGTACAGGGAGCAAAGGCCGAACAGCTGCTTGCGGCCTACGAGCAGACGGTACTCTCCGCCGTCGGCGAGGTACGCGACTCGCTCTCCGCGAACGTCAAGGAATACGAGCGCAACGAGTCCCTCAAACGCGGCGTGGAGGCCGCTCAGACGGCACTTGACATCGCGAACGATAAATACGCCAACGGCCTCGTTGACTTCACCAACGTCATCAACGCCCAGCGCTCACTGACGGGCCTCTCGGAGGAATACGTCATCAGCCAGGGACAGATATCAACAAACGCCGTGGCGCTCTTCAAAGCGCTCGGCGGCGGCTGGCAGCCGATGGAAGAGGCCGAAAAGGCGCTCGCCGAAGCGGCAAAGCAGGCAAAAAAATAA
- the ilvB gene encoding biosynthetic-type acetolactate synthase large subunit, with translation MAKMNGAQMVVKALEDEGVSTVFGLPGGTVIHLYDALYDSKLNHILMRHEQAASHAADGYARTSGKPGVCIATSGPGATNLVTGIATANLDSVPMVAITGQVATTVIGTDAFQEADIVGASLPLVKHSFQVRTPDQVQSTIHKAFYIASTGRPGPVLVDVPADVQKGMGDYKYSTQLDFLGYHPENLYDVRQLEAAVSLIEHAERPVIFAGGGVIRSGASELLTDFALKYEIPVTTTLLGKGAFPESHPSGLSLGMAGMHGHPVANRALMGADVIIAIGSRFSDRTTGNRQRFAADAKIIHIDLDAAEIDKAIETDVWLVGDASRVIEALSEAMKKKIADHSEWNKTLAEIRTKEPMPRHEYSGEIAPWQVLETLHELTKGEAVVTTEVGQNQMWAAQHLRVEAPRRFLSSGGLGTMGFGFPAAMGAAYACPGQTVCCIAGDGSLMMNIQELDTCARYDIPVKVILLNNACLGNVRQWQQFFYDHRYSNTIYNRTPDFVKLSEAMGVPGYAASRPEELRPTLEKALAAPGPALIDIRIPQGALVVPMVYPGNSLDNMVTG, from the coding sequence ATGGCGAAAATGAACGGGGCTCAGATGGTCGTCAAGGCGCTGGAGGACGAGGGAGTCAGCACCGTCTTCGGACTGCCCGGCGGTACGGTCATCCATCTTTATGACGCTCTTTATGATTCAAAATTAAACCACATACTGATGCGCCACGAACAGGCGGCCTCTCACGCGGCGGACGGTTACGCGCGCACGAGCGGCAAGCCGGGGGTCTGCATCGCAACCTCGGGCCCCGGCGCCACAAATCTTGTAACGGGGATTGCCACGGCGAACCTTGACTCGGTGCCGATGGTGGCAATCACGGGACAGGTGGCGACGACGGTGATCGGCACCGACGCCTTTCAGGAGGCGGATATCGTCGGCGCGAGCCTGCCGCTCGTTAAACACAGCTTTCAGGTTCGCACGCCGGACCAGGTACAGTCGACGATCCACAAGGCCTTTTACATTGCCTCCACGGGGCGTCCGGGACCGGTCCTTGTAGACGTGCCGGCCGACGTCCAGAAGGGCATGGGAGATTATAAATATTCGACGCAGCTCGACTTTCTGGGCTATCATCCTGAAAACCTGTACGATGTCAGGCAGCTTGAAGCGGCGGTCTCGCTGATCGAACACGCCGAGCGCCCCGTGATCTTCGCGGGCGGCGGCGTCATCCGCTCAGGAGCCTCCGAGCTGCTTACCGACTTCGCGCTCAAATACGAAATACCGGTCACTACAACGCTGCTTGGCAAGGGAGCCTTCCCCGAGTCTCATCCCAGCGGCCTTTCGCTCGGCATGGCCGGTATGCACGGCCATCCTGTAGCGAACCGCGCGCTGATGGGGGCTGATGTCATCATCGCCATCGGTTCGCGCTTCAGCGATCGTACGACGGGAAACCGCCAGCGCTTCGCCGCCGACGCGAAGATCATCCATATCGATCTGGACGCGGCGGAGATTGACAAGGCGATAGAGACCGATGTCTGGCTTGTCGGAGATGCCTCCCGCGTTATCGAGGCCCTCTCCGAGGCGATGAAGAAAAAGATCGCCGATCACAGCGAATGGAACAAGACCCTGGCGGAGATACGTACGAAGGAGCCGATGCCCCGCCATGAGTACAGCGGCGAGATCGCGCCCTGGCAGGTGCTGGAGACGCTTCATGAACTGACGAAGGGCGAAGCCGTCGTCACCACCGAAGTGGGCCAGAACCAGATGTGGGCCGCGCAGCACCTCCGTGTCGAGGCTCCGCGCCGTTTCCTCAGCTCCGGCGGCCTTGGTACCATGGGCTTCGGATTTCCCGCGGCTATGGGCGCCGCCTATGCCTGCCCGGGGCAGACAGTCTGCTGTATCGCGGGCGACGGCAGCCTCATGATGAACATTCAGGAGCTCGACACCTGCGCGCGCTACGACATCCCCGTGAAGGTGATCCTGCTCAACAACGCCTGTCTGGGCAATGTGCGGCAGTGGCAGCAGTTCTTCTATGATCACCGCTACTCCAACACGATATATAACCGCACTCCGGACTTTGTCAAACTCTCCGAGGCGATGGGCGTTCCCGGATATGCCGCCTCGCGTCCCGAAGAGCTGCGTCCGACGCTCGAAAAGGCGCTCGCCGCACCCGGCCCCGCGCTGATCGACATCAGGATACCGCAGGGAGCTCTCGTAGTGCCGATGGTATATCCCGGAAACTCACTAGACAACATGGTAACAGGATAG
- the ilvD gene encoding dihydroxy-acid dehydratase, with translation MNDKLNSDKAKKGYLRSPHRSLLKAAGYTDWEIERPWIGVANAYNAVIPGHVHLRTITEAVKAGIYAAGGLPIEFPVIGVCDGIAMNHEGMKFSLPSRELIMDSVEVMTRAHALDGLVLVPNCDKIIPGMAMAAAELNLPAIVISGGPMMAGQHNGRTLDLNSVFEGVGQRGAGKIDDAALQDIEDNACPGCGSCSGMFTANTMNCMMEVLGLGLPGNGTIPAVHAGRIRLAKDAGRAVMNLVEKNIRPRDILTIEAFKNAVAVDLALGGSTNTSLHLPAIAWAAGLELPLEIFNEVGAKVPHLCSMSPGGAHHIEDLWRAGGVQALMEQLLEVGLINGGTITVTGATTAENVAGAKVVDAEVIRPIDNPHHKEGGLAFMKGTLAPLGAIVKQAAVAPEMLVHRGPARVFDCEEDASAAIMANKINDGDVVVIRYEGPKGGPGMREMLAPTSAIMGQGKGGTVALITDGRFSGATRGAAIGHVSPEAAVGGPIGLVEEGDEISINIPEKCLDLLVSDEVLEERRKKFVPHVQEVDSPFLNRYRAFATSGVEGGVLKKQ, from the coding sequence GTGAACGATAAATTGAACAGCGATAAAGCTAAAAAAGGATATCTTCGTAGCCCCCACCGTTCATTGCTGAAGGCGGCCGGCTACACCGACTGGGAGATAGAGCGTCCGTGGATCGGCGTGGCGAACGCCTATAACGCCGTCATTCCCGGCCATGTGCATCTGCGCACAATAACGGAGGCCGTCAAGGCCGGCATCTACGCCGCCGGCGGCCTGCCGATAGAATTTCCCGTTATCGGCGTCTGCGACGGTATCGCGATGAATCATGAGGGAATGAAATTCTCGCTGCCGAGCCGCGAACTGATCATGGACTCGGTTGAAGTCATGACGCGCGCCCACGCGCTCGACGGCCTCGTGCTGGTACCGAACTGCGACAAGATCATCCCCGGAATGGCGATGGCGGCGGCGGAGCTCAATCTGCCCGCGATAGTGATCTCCGGCGGCCCGATGATGGCCGGACAGCACAACGGACGTACCCTTGACCTTAACAGCGTCTTTGAGGGTGTCGGTCAGCGCGGCGCGGGAAAGATCGACGACGCGGCGCTTCAGGATATCGAGGACAACGCCTGCCCCGGCTGCGGTTCCTGCTCCGGCATGTTCACCGCCAATACGATGAACTGCATGATGGAGGTGCTCGGCCTCGGCCTGCCCGGGAACGGCACCATACCCGCCGTACACGCGGGGCGCATTCGCCTCGCTAAGGATGCCGGACGCGCGGTCATGAACCTTGTGGAAAAAAATATCCGTCCGCGCGACATCCTCACGATAGAGGCCTTTAAAAACGCCGTCGCGGTGGACCTTGCGCTTGGTGGTTCGACGAACACCTCGCTCCATCTGCCCGCGATCGCCTGGGCGGCTGGGCTTGAGCTGCCCCTGGAGATATTCAACGAGGTCGGCGCGAAGGTGCCGCATCTTTGCTCGATGAGCCCCGGCGGCGCGCATCATATTGAGGACCTCTGGCGCGCGGGCGGCGTACAGGCTTTGATGGAACAGCTGCTTGAGGTCGGCCTCATAAACGGCGGGACAATCACCGTTACTGGCGCCACAACGGCGGAAAATGTCGCCGGCGCCAAGGTCGTCGACGCGGAAGTTATTCGTCCCATTGATAATCCGCACCATAAAGAGGGCGGCCTTGCCTTCATGAAGGGTACCCTCGCGCCGCTCGGCGCAATCGTCAAACAGGCGGCGGTGGCTCCGGAAATGCTTGTCCACAGAGGACCGGCGCGCGTCTTCGACTGTGAGGAAGATGCGAGCGCCGCGATCATGGCGAACAAGATAAACGACGGCGACGTCGTCGTCATCCGCTACGAGGGGCCGAAGGGCGGTCCCGGCATGCGCGAGATGCTTGCCCCCACCTCGGCGATCATGGGCCAGGGCAAGGGCGGCACCGTAGCGCTTATCACCGACGGCAGATTCTCCGGCGCGACGCGCGGCGCGGCCATCGGCCACGTCTCGCCCGAGGCTGCGGTCGGCGGTCCTATCGGCCTTGTCGAGGAGGGCGACGAAATATCCATCAACATTCCGGAAAAATGTCTCGACCTTCTCGTGTCTGACGAGGTGCTGGAAGAACGCCGCAAGAAGTTCGTTCCCCACGTCCAGGAGGTCGACAGCCCCTTCCTGAACCGCTACCGCGCCTTCGCCACAAGCGGAGTCGAGGGCGGCGTGCTGAAAAAGCAGTAA
- a CDS encoding MBL fold metallo-hydrolase, with product MKITMLGTGNALVTECYNTCFVLSEGDRHFLVDGGGGNTVLRQLKRTGIDWKSIKDIFVTHGHVDHLLGIIWMVRMICQYMRQGEYEGEANIYAHEELISLLNETAHSLLPEKDTRFIGRRLHLIPVADGEERQVIGRKTVFFDIHSAKAKQFGFTVSLGNGERLTCCGDEPYSEYERSYAEKSKWLLHEAFCLHAQADIFHPYEKSHSTVKDAAITAERLGVKNLLLYHTEDKNIADRKSLYLAEGRKYFNGNIFVPDDLETIEL from the coding sequence TTGAAGATTACAATGCTGGGAACTGGCAACGCCCTCGTAACAGAATGCTACAACACCTGTTTTGTCCTCAGCGAGGGAGACCGTCATTTTTTAGTGGACGGCGGCGGCGGGAATACCGTCCTACGGCAGCTGAAAAGGACCGGGATCGACTGGAAGTCGATAAAGGATATTTTCGTAACGCATGGACACGTCGACCATCTGCTTGGCATCATCTGGATGGTGCGCATGATCTGCCAGTATATGAGACAGGGAGAATATGAGGGCGAGGCGAATATCTATGCCCATGAGGAGCTGATCTCGCTCCTCAACGAAACGGCGCATTCGCTGCTGCCGGAAAAGGATACCCGTTTCATCGGCCGCAGGCTGCACCTGATTCCCGTCGCCGACGGCGAGGAGCGGCAGGTAATCGGGCGGAAGACTGTATTTTTCGACATCCATTCCGCCAAGGCGAAGCAGTTTGGCTTTACCGTCAGCCTGGGGAACGGAGAAAGACTTACCTGCTGCGGCGACGAGCCTTACAGCGAATATGAGCGTTCCTACGCCGAAAAGAGCAAGTGGCTCCTGCACGAGGCCTTTTGCCTGCACGCGCAGGCTGACATATTCCATCCCTATGAAAAAAGCCATTCCACCGTAAAAGACGCCGCGATCACCGCCGAAAGGCTGGGGGTGAAAAATCTGCTCCTCTATCACACGGAAGACAAAAATATCGCGGACCGCAAATCGCTCTACCTGGCGGAGGGCCGCAAATATTTTAACGGAAATATCTTCGTGCCGGATGATCTGGAGACCATCGAGCTATAG
- the ilvC gene encoding ketol-acid reductoisomerase has protein sequence MAKVYYDRDADLAFLNGKTVAVIGYGSQGHAHAQNLRDSGAKVIIALHEGSKSKAKAEADGFEVYTVQEAAKLADLIMFLMPDHMQADIFKNQVLPNMKPEAKLLFAHGFAVHFGQIVPPASHDVFMVAPKGPGHMVRAMYKEGKGVPCLIAIYQDASGKAKEFALAYASAIGGGRAGIIETTFREETETDLFGEQAVLCGGVTELMQQGFKTLVEAGYQPEMAYFECINEMKLIVDMIFEGGMSWMRYSISDTAKYGDMTAGPRVIGEESRKAMKQLLTEIQDGTFARDWILENQTGRPRMKKWAKAAQEAPCEAVGKELRKMMPWMEQKEVPKF, from the coding sequence ATGGCAAAGGTTTATTATGACCGCGACGCGGACCTCGCATTTCTGAACGGCAAGACGGTAGCGGTGATCGGCTACGGCAGTCAGGGGCACGCGCACGCGCAGAATCTGCGCGACAGCGGCGCCAAGGTAATCATCGCCCTGCACGAGGGAAGCAAGTCGAAGGCGAAGGCCGAGGCCGACGGTTTTGAAGTTTACACAGTGCAGGAGGCGGCGAAGCTTGCCGACCTCATCATGTTCCTCATGCCCGACCATATGCAGGCCGACATCTTCAAGAACCAGGTTCTGCCGAACATGAAGCCCGAGGCGAAACTTCTCTTCGCGCACGGCTTCGCGGTGCATTTTGGACAGATCGTGCCGCCCGCGTCGCACGACGTATTTATGGTAGCTCCGAAGGGGCCCGGCCATATGGTGCGCGCCATGTATAAAGAGGGCAAGGGCGTTCCCTGTCTCATCGCCATCTACCAGGACGCCAGCGGCAAGGCGAAGGAATTCGCGCTCGCATATGCCTCGGCAATCGGCGGCGGCCGCGCGGGCATCATTGAGACGACCTTCCGTGAAGAGACTGAAACCGACCTCTTTGGCGAACAGGCGGTCCTCTGCGGCGGCGTGACGGAGCTGATGCAGCAGGGCTTCAAGACGCTGGTGGAAGCTGGTTATCAGCCCGAGATGGCCTACTTCGAGTGCATCAACGAGATGAAGCTTATCGTAGATATGATCTTCGAGGGCGGTATGAGCTGGATGCGCTACAGCATCAGCGACACCGCGAAGTACGGCGATATGACGGCGGGTCCGCGCGTAATCGGCGAAGAGTCGCGTAAGGCGATGAAGCAGCTGCTTACCGAGATACAGGACGGCACCTTCGCGCGCGACTGGATACTTGAGAACCAGACCGGACGTCCCCGCATGAAGAAGTGGGCGAAGGCGGCACAGGAGGCTCCCTGCGAAGCTGTGGGCAAAGAGCTGCGCAAGATGATGCCCTGGATGGAACAAAAAGAAGTTCCCAAATTTTAG
- a CDS encoding NAD(+) synthase produces the protein MKDGFIKIAAVSPEMRVADCVYNAEKITEAMSHAAKDGVHLLVLPELCITGYTCGDLFLQRTLTDGAEAALAKILSDTKKLPVVTLIGLPAVREGKLYNCAAVVYKGTLLGVVPKKNLPNYGEFYEKRWFCSTPEENAGIRLCGGDTPFGTKLIFQCTSMDGFRFAAEICEDLWVPEPPSVSHALAGALIIANLSASDETIGKAEYRRSLAVGQSSRLVCAYVYADAGCGESTTDMVFGGHNLITENGRLLSECAPFSTGRCSAVVDLQLLSQERRRLTTYPESRAAGYETVTFEMETSDTDIAERKITKQPFVPEDGAERGRRAEMILTMQAHGLKKRLEHSHAKHAVIGISGGLDSCLALLVAVRGMDLAGRPRGDVLAVTMPCFGTTARTRGNAALLCESLGVEFRSVDITEAVRLHFRDIGQDENNHDVTFENAQARERTQILMDIANKHGGLVVGTGDLSELALGWATYNGDQMSMYGVNASVPKTLVRHIVRYAADRTDNKPLRRALLDILDTPVSPELLPAEGGKISQKTEDIVGPYELHDFFLYYAVRCGFAPRKIRRLAGAAFSGIYDGETIDKWLKNFYRRFFAQQFKRSCMPDGPKIGSVTLSPRGDWRMPSDAAAALWLAELE, from the coding sequence ATGAAAGACGGCTTTATAAAGATCGCCGCGGTCTCGCCGGAGATGCGCGTTGCGGACTGCGTTTATAACGCGGAAAAGATCACCGAAGCGATGTCGCATGCGGCGAAAGATGGCGTGCACCTGCTCGTACTGCCGGAGCTTTGCATCACCGGCTATACCTGCGGCGACCTCTTTCTGCAGCGGACGCTGACGGATGGCGCGGAGGCGGCGCTCGCAAAGATACTCAGTGACACTAAAAAACTTCCCGTCGTTACGCTTATCGGGCTGCCGGCAGTACGTGAGGGGAAATTATACAACTGCGCCGCAGTCGTCTATAAGGGAACACTGCTCGGCGTCGTGCCCAAGAAAAACCTCCCAAACTACGGGGAGTTTTACGAAAAGAGGTGGTTCTGCTCCACGCCGGAGGAGAACGCCGGTATACGTCTTTGCGGCGGTGACACTCCCTTCGGGACAAAGCTGATTTTCCAATGCACGTCAATGGACGGTTTCCGCTTCGCCGCTGAGATCTGCGAGGACCTCTGGGTGCCGGAGCCGCCCTCCGTCTCCCACGCGCTTGCGGGAGCGCTCATCATCGCGAACCTCTCGGCGAGCGACGAGACCATCGGCAAAGCGGAGTACCGCCGCTCGCTTGCGGTGGGGCAGTCCTCACGGCTCGTCTGCGCCTACGTCTATGCCGACGCCGGCTGCGGCGAATCGACGACCGATATGGTATTCGGCGGCCATAACCTCATCACGGAAAACGGCCGCCTGCTCTCGGAGTGCGCGCCCTTTTCCACCGGCCGCTGCTCCGCCGTCGTTGATCTGCAGCTGCTCTCGCAGGAGCGCAGGCGGCTCACCACATATCCGGAAAGCCGTGCAGCGGGCTACGAGACCGTTACCTTTGAAATGGAGACCTCCGATACGGACATCGCCGAACGCAAGATCACGAAACAGCCATTCGTCCCCGAGGACGGAGCCGAACGCGGCAGGCGCGCGGAGATGATCCTCACGATGCAGGCGCACGGCCTGAAAAAGCGGCTGGAACATTCACACGCAAAACATGCCGTCATCGGGATATCGGGCGGTCTGGACTCCTGCCTGGCGCTGCTCGTCGCCGTCAGGGGGATGGATCTTGCCGGGCGCCCCAGAGGCGACGTCCTGGCTGTGACGATGCCCTGCTTCGGTACGACGGCGCGCACAAGAGGGAACGCCGCGCTGCTCTGCGAGTCGCTGGGAGTGGAATTCCGCTCCGTCGACATCACAGAGGCTGTGAGGCTTCACTTCCGCGATATCGGACAGGATGAAAACAACCACGACGTCACCTTTGAAAACGCCCAGGCGCGTGAGCGCACGCAGATACTGATGGACATCGCCAACAAACATGGCGGCCTCGTTGTGGGTACCGGCGACCTCTCGGAGCTGGCGCTCGGCTGGGCCACCTATAACGGTGATCAGATGTCGATGTACGGCGTCAACGCCTCCGTACCCAAAACCCTCGTACGCCACATCGTGCGTTATGCCGCGGACCGGACGGATAACAAACCGCTGCGCCGCGCGCTGCTTGATATCCTCGACACCCCCGTGAGCCCGGAGCTGCTGCCGGCGGAGGGTGGGAAGATCTCGCAAAAAACGGAGGACATTGTCGGCCCCTACGAGCTGCACGACTTTTTCCTCTACTATGCGGTCCGCTGCGGCTTCGCGCCGCGCAAGATCCGCCGCCTGGCGGGGGCAGCATTCTCCGGCATCTACGACGGCGAAACGATCGACAAATGGCTGAAAAACTTTTACCGCCGCTTCTTCGCGCAGCAGTTTAAGCGTTCCTGTATGCCCGACGGCCCGAAGATCGGCTCCGTAACGCTCTCCCCGCGCGGTGACTGGCGCATGCCCTCGGACGCGGCGGCGGCGCTGTGGCTGGCGGAGCTGGAATAA
- a CDS encoding pyridoxamine 5'-phosphate oxidase family protein: protein MNEVVKFLSENPVQYLATVGLDGKGKCRPFMFCFEREGKLWFCTNSTKEVYKEMTANPYVEVSVSSPDYAWLRIAGRAVFVNNMEVKEGCMAYPLIKGLYQSADNPIFEVFYLADAHAVIADFSGNPPKEYDL, encoded by the coding sequence ATGAACGAAGTTGTTAAATTTTTGAGTGAAAATCCTGTGCAGTATCTGGCGACGGTCGGCCTTGACGGCAAAGGGAAGTGCCGCCCCTTTATGTTCTGTTTCGAGCGTGAGGGCAAGCTTTGGTTCTGCACCAACAGTACCAAAGAGGTCTATAAAGAGATGACGGCCAATCCCTATGTCGAGGTTAGCGTTTCCAGCCCTGACTATGCGTGGCTGCGTATTGCTGGCAGGGCCGTATTTGTGAACAATATGGAGGTCAAGGAGGGCTGCATGGCCTATCCCCTCATCAAAGGGCTGTATCAGAGCGCGGATAATCCCATATTTGAAGTTTTTTATCTTGCGGACGCGCACGCGGTGATCGCCGATTTTTCCGGCAATCCGCCGAAGGAATACGACCTCTAA
- a CDS encoding winged helix-turn-helix transcriptional regulator, producing the protein MLIKDLPPCPVETTLTLIGDKWKVLILRDLMPGTKRFGELKKSIGSVTQKVLTQQLRAMEESGLLTRKVYAEVPPRVEYTLTETGYSLKPILDAMWGWGERYKETLGECSPKQRDDGTVIYQISGEKLS; encoded by the coding sequence ATGCTGATAAAAGACCTGCCCCCCTGTCCCGTAGAGACGACCCTGACACTGATCGGAGATAAATGGAAGGTACTCATCCTGCGCGACCTGATGCCGGGGACCAAACGCTTCGGCGAGCTGAAAAAATCCATCGGCAGCGTCACGCAGAAGGTGCTCACGCAGCAGCTGCGCGCGATGGAAGAGAGCGGCCTGCTGACCCGCAAAGTCTACGCCGAGGTCCCGCCGCGCGTCGAATACACTCTCACCGAGACCGGCTACAGCCTGAAGCCGATCCTCGACGCCATGTGGGGCTGGGGAGAGCGTTATAAAGAGACGCTGGGAGAATGTTCGCCCAAACAGAGGGATGACGGAACGGTAATTTATCAAATCTCCGGGGAGAAACTTTCATGA